The Thiorhodovibrio litoralis genome includes a window with the following:
- a CDS encoding alpha-E domain-containing protein, protein MLSRVAEHIYWLARYIERVEDTARLVSVNANLLLDLPRGIAPGWKPLIDITGANALFEEHYQDYGERHVVRFLLADQRHGGSIMSALAAARENCRTIRDIVPREAWEQLNGLYLFASEELQHGSTKTGRHRYLRELIASAQGLNGLLDGTMLHDQGYEFLRLGRHLERADMTSRIADVRSATLLPDAEELRPFDTIQWVSVLKSLTAYQMYRRSEQIRVQRAPVLRFIFQHASFPRAVRYCMEAVRSGLEHLPRHESALRVLGRLARSLDSAELQRLSHAELHDFVDELQAGIGDLHQEIAATWFLPPPELPQEQSANQTV, encoded by the coding sequence ATGCTGTCGCGTGTTGCCGAACATATCTATTGGCTTGCCCGCTACATCGAGCGGGTTGAAGACACTGCCCGCCTGGTCAGCGTCAACGCCAACCTGCTGCTCGACCTGCCGCGCGGTATCGCCCCAGGCTGGAAGCCGCTGATCGACATCACCGGCGCCAATGCGCTGTTCGAGGAGCATTACCAAGACTATGGGGAGCGACACGTGGTGCGTTTCCTCCTCGCCGATCAGCGCCACGGCGGCTCCATCATGTCGGCCCTGGCCGCGGCACGAGAGAACTGCCGCACCATCCGCGACATCGTGCCGCGCGAGGCCTGGGAGCAACTAAACGGCCTCTATCTGTTCGCCAGCGAGGAATTGCAGCATGGCTCGACCAAAACCGGCCGCCACCGCTACCTGCGCGAGCTAATCGCCTCCGCCCAGGGGCTCAACGGGCTGCTCGACGGCACCATGCTGCACGACCAGGGCTATGAGTTCCTGCGCCTCGGTCGCCACTTAGAGCGCGCCGACATGACCTCGCGCATCGCCGACGTGCGCTCTGCCACCCTGTTGCCGGACGCAGAGGAACTGCGCCCCTTCGATACCATCCAGTGGGTCAGCGTGCTCAAGTCCCTGACCGCCTACCAGATGTACCGCCGCAGCGAGCAGATTCGCGTCCAACGCGCTCCGGTACTGCGATTCATTTTTCAACATGCCAGCTTCCCCCGCGCCGTGCGCTACTGCATGGAAGCGGTGCGTTCCGGTCTCGAACACCTCCCCCGCCACGAGTCCGCTCTGCGCGTTCTCGGTCGCCTCGCACGCAGCCTCGATAGTGCCGAGTTACAACGCCTGAGCCACGCCGAACTGCACGACTTCGTTGATGAACTGCAAGCCGGGATCGGCGATCTGCACCAGGAAATCGCCGCGACCTGGTTCCTGCCGCCACCGGAGCTGCCTCAGGAGCAGTCAGCCAACCAGACCGTTTAG
- a CDS encoding IS110 family RNA-guided transposase, which translates to MKQFNPATDRIESASSLSALLHGSNQPEHKHGAYIGLDVHKDTIAVAVAEPGRQEPIYRGEIANKPKKIEQLIARLSEAYDGAVLLFCYEAGPCGYGLYRQLLASGHDCQVVAPSLIPKKAAERIKTDRRDALKLARLLRSGDLTAVWVPDQEQERMRDLSRARDDIKAQERKARQQLNAFLLRHGHHWPTGKTRWGAAHENWLAGLKMADPWQQVVLQNYIDAERAAGERVAQLTDQLMRALPEWSLAPVVDSLVALRGIDKLAAIVLLAELGDISRFDSPRQLMAFLGLVPSEHSSGGRRRQGAITLTGNSHARRMLIESAWSYRFPARQTKHLRGKAVNASAGARRIAWKAQVRLCGRYRTLTGAGKNTKLVCVAIARELAGFLWDIVRQEMPQVNAQAV; encoded by the coding sequence ATGAAGCAGTTTAACCCAGCAACCGATCGCATCGAGAGCGCATCGTCCCTATCCGCCTTGCTGCACGGGAGTAACCAGCCGGAACACAAGCACGGCGCCTATATTGGCCTGGATGTGCACAAAGACACCATCGCCGTGGCGGTGGCTGAGCCGGGACGTCAGGAGCCGATTTATCGTGGCGAGATTGCTAACAAGCCCAAGAAGATCGAGCAACTCATCGCCCGTCTGAGCGAAGCCTATGATGGAGCGGTGCTGTTGTTCTGCTACGAAGCCGGTCCCTGCGGGTATGGACTCTATCGCCAGCTTCTCGCCAGCGGCCATGATTGCCAAGTCGTTGCCCCATCGCTGATTCCCAAGAAAGCCGCCGAGCGCATCAAGACCGACCGGCGCGATGCGCTGAAGCTCGCGCGACTGCTGCGCAGCGGCGATCTCACCGCGGTTTGGGTTCCCGACCAAGAGCAGGAGCGCATGCGCGATCTCAGCCGCGCGCGCGATGATATTAAAGCCCAGGAACGCAAAGCCCGTCAGCAGCTCAACGCCTTTTTGCTGCGTCACGGTCACCACTGGCCCACCGGCAAGACGCGCTGGGGTGCGGCGCATGAGAACTGGCTGGCCGGACTGAAAATGGCCGATCCTTGGCAGCAGGTGGTGCTACAGAACTACATCGACGCTGAGCGGGCCGCCGGTGAGCGCGTCGCTCAGCTCACCGATCAGCTCATGCGCGCATTGCCGGAGTGGTCACTTGCCCCCGTGGTTGACTCCCTGGTGGCGCTGCGCGGTATCGACAAGCTCGCCGCGATCGTGCTGCTCGCTGAACTGGGCGATATCAGTCGTTTCGACTCCCCGCGCCAACTGATGGCCTTCCTCGGACTGGTCCCCAGCGAGCACTCCAGTGGCGGACGGCGGCGCCAAGGGGCGATTACGCTCACCGGCAACAGCCACGCCCGGCGCATGTTGATCGAATCGGCCTGGAGCTATCGCTTCCCGGCACGCCAGACCAAGCATCTCCGAGGCAAGGCCGTGAACGCCTCAGCCGGGGCCAGACGCATCGCCTGGAAGGCGCAGGTGCGCCTGTGCGGGCGCTACCGCACGCTCACCGGTGCCGGCAAAAACACCAAGCTGGTGTGCGTGGCCATTGCCCGGGAGCTGGCCGGTTTTCTCTGGGACATCGTGCGCCAGGAGATGCCTCAAGTGAACGCCCAAGCGGTCTGA
- a CDS encoding PAS domain-containing hybrid sensor histidine kinase/response regulator, with product MAETREGATKQLAAMSAGDAEALVQWRGERLADGKTFSSGLPERLASWRVQSFPAMPEASALSARLQTTLAAYNYSGVRLFDSSGRAMISLVAPGVALQALDRLDTITFKGEESVLTPLSLVEGRKASMILSVPLWYQGAQEGRLSFLIEPQAFLARQLGADSITPDGTHAMLLQDVDGDLLWFASQPAFATLEQPENTEGSEPGDWRLREVPPAVAAALAAWRESPQEASRIFVDDSGVERFVHFEGVPDSPWVVMSTSERMAVCGPCIKRQVTIGLALLLFYLLTAVTLISWRRAQLEREAARRNQVLSAAAAAMPGALYVADASSGSFNTLFISDGIYHLLGCKPDAFQSLPDFFVKSIHDEDRAGVLAALKALVASDDSVGALNYRAWRCDRSRWQWIEDRVFVERNERGKARQLYGVMFDITERKLAEDALRDHNQTLESLNAELKTANARANQLAEQASAASHAKSEFLANMSHEIRTPLNAIIGITDLLAETQLDDEQHQYANTLRGASRSLLALINDILDFSKIEKGRLTLERVAFPLDPLIEEVVTVAAVQADAKGLEFLVDVDQRAPAWLLCDPLRLRQVLINLLGNAVKFTAGGDVTLRVATVATGTMDGDHAAAQALEFSVSDTGIGIDQERQASLFEAFTQADSSTTRKFGGTGLGLSIASQLVALMGGTLRVESGADAGSRFFFSLPLEVPNVPEAPAPLPPDALRDRRALLLVEHEKLAELLSRQLVALGMQVEVAVDVAGARALLAGESPPELMVIDYSVVQSATAETIARLREQCGPAFPRTLVIAPGSLYGQAVRLSVSGLARVVTSKPVRRDTLQRALAEVFELGVEHTKATVAGRDTTENRTSNEDAPMNNACILVADDEPTNQVVLRKVLEKLGHRVILASNGREAIELLAQQPCDLVLMDVRMPEMNGHQATQAIRAADSTALNPRVPIIALTAEAVTGERESALEAGMDDFLTKPIEIASLRETIQRWLVSRAL from the coding sequence TTGGCGGAAACTCGTGAGGGTGCCACCAAACAGCTTGCCGCCATGAGTGCGGGCGATGCCGAGGCCTTGGTCCAATGGCGTGGCGAGCGTCTCGCCGATGGCAAGACATTTTCCTCCGGTTTGCCGGAGCGACTGGCAAGCTGGCGCGTGCAGAGCTTTCCCGCGATGCCCGAGGCTTCGGCACTGTCTGCGCGCCTGCAGACGACGCTGGCGGCCTACAACTACTCGGGTGTGCGCCTGTTTGATTCCAGCGGGCGGGCAATGATCAGTCTGGTGGCGCCCGGGGTTGCGCTGCAGGCGCTCGATCGGCTCGATACCATCACCTTCAAAGGCGAGGAGTCAGTCCTGACACCGCTGAGCCTTGTCGAAGGACGCAAGGCGAGCATGATCCTTAGCGTGCCGCTCTGGTATCAGGGCGCTCAGGAAGGGCGCCTGAGCTTCCTGATCGAGCCGCAGGCGTTTCTGGCGCGGCAGCTTGGTGCCGATTCGATTACGCCCGACGGCACCCATGCGATGCTGCTGCAAGATGTCGACGGAGACTTGCTCTGGTTTGCCTCTCAGCCCGCGTTTGCCACGCTCGAGCAGCCTGAAAACACCGAGGGGTCAGAGCCAGGCGACTGGCGCTTGCGCGAGGTGCCGCCGGCGGTGGCGGCCGCGCTCGCCGCCTGGCGCGAGTCTCCCCAAGAGGCCTCGCGGATCTTTGTCGATGATAGCGGCGTTGAGCGGTTCGTCCATTTTGAGGGTGTCCCCGATAGCCCGTGGGTGGTGATGTCCACGAGCGAGCGCATGGCGGTTTGCGGGCCTTGCATCAAGCGGCAGGTCACCATCGGCTTGGCCTTACTGCTGTTTTATCTCCTCACGGCTGTAACCCTGATCAGTTGGCGGCGCGCCCAGTTGGAGCGCGAGGCGGCGCGGCGTAATCAGGTGCTGAGCGCGGCGGCTGCGGCGATGCCGGGGGCGCTCTATGTGGCGGATGCCAGTTCCGGTTCGTTCAATACGCTCTTTATCAGCGACGGCATTTATCATCTGCTCGGCTGCAAGCCGGACGCCTTTCAGTCATTGCCCGATTTTTTCGTCAAGTCGATTCACGATGAGGATCGCGCCGGAGTGCTCGCTGCTTTGAAAGCACTGGTTGCATCAGACGACAGCGTGGGCGCGCTGAATTACCGCGCCTGGCGCTGCGATCGCTCGCGCTGGCAGTGGATTGAGGACCGCGTTTTCGTCGAGCGCAACGAGCGCGGCAAAGCCAGGCAACTGTATGGCGTGATGTTTGACATCACCGAGCGCAAGCTGGCCGAGGACGCCCTGCGGGATCACAACCAGACGCTCGAGTCGCTCAATGCCGAGCTCAAGACCGCCAACGCGCGCGCCAACCAACTGGCCGAGCAGGCCTCCGCGGCCAGTCATGCCAAGAGCGAGTTTTTGGCCAACATGAGCCATGAGATTCGCACCCCGCTCAACGCCATTATCGGCATCACTGATCTTCTGGCTGAAACGCAGCTTGATGACGAGCAGCACCAGTATGCCAATACGCTGCGCGGCGCCAGCCGCAGTCTGCTGGCCTTGATCAACGATATTCTCGATTTCTCCAAGATCGAGAAAGGGCGCCTGACGCTGGAGCGGGTTGCCTTCCCGCTTGACCCGCTGATCGAAGAAGTCGTCACCGTGGCCGCCGTGCAGGCGGACGCCAAGGGGCTCGAATTCCTGGTGGATGTGGATCAGCGCGCGCCGGCATGGCTGCTGTGCGATCCGCTGCGCTTGCGGCAAGTGCTTATCAACCTGCTCGGCAACGCGGTCAAGTTCACCGCTGGGGGGGATGTCACCCTGAGGGTCGCAACGGTTGCAACCGGCACGATGGATGGCGATCATGCGGCGGCACAAGCGTTGGAGTTTTCGGTGTCCGATACCGGCATCGGGATTGATCAGGAACGTCAGGCCTCGCTGTTTGAAGCCTTTACCCAGGCGGACAGTTCCACCACGCGCAAATTCGGCGGTACTGGCCTGGGGCTCAGCATCGCCTCTCAGCTGGTTGCTCTAATGGGCGGGACGCTGCGGGTAGAATCCGGCGCGGACGCGGGCAGCAGGTTTTTCTTTTCCCTGCCGTTGGAGGTGCCCAATGTGCCCGAGGCGCCGGCGCCATTGCCACCTGATGCCTTGCGCGACCGGCGCGCGCTGCTTCTGGTCGAGCACGAAAAGCTCGCTGAGCTGCTGTCTCGGCAGCTGGTGGCGCTCGGCATGCAGGTGGAGGTGGCGGTAGATGTTGCCGGCGCTCGCGCGCTGCTGGCAGGCGAAAGCCCCCCGGAACTCATGGTGATCGACTACAGCGTGGTGCAGTCTGCTACCGCCGAGACCATCGCAAGACTGCGCGAGCAGTGTGGGCCGGCGTTTCCGCGCACCCTTGTGATCGCGCCGGGTAGCCTCTATGGTCAAGCCGTTAGGCTGAGCGTGTCTGGCTTGGCTAGAGTGGTGACCAGCAAGCCGGTGCGCCGCGATACATTGCAACGGGCGCTTGCCGAGGTCTTTGAGCTTGGTGTGGAGCACACTAAGGCGACAGTCGCTGGCAGAGACACAACAGAGAACAGGACCAGCAACGAGGACGCGCCTATGAACAACGCCTGCATTCTGGTTGCCGATGACGAGCCGACTAATCAGGTCGTGCTCAGGAAGGTGCTTGAAAAGCTCGGCCATCGCGTGATCCTGGCCTCCAATGGACGCGAGGCGATCGAGCTGCTGGCGCAACAGCCCTGCGATCTGGTGCTGATGGATGTGCGCATGCCGGAAATGAACGGCCATCAGGCCACGCAAGCCATTCGCGCGGCGGATTCCACCGCGCTCAATCCGCGTGTGCCCATCATTGCACTGACAGCCGAGGCAGTGACGGGCGAGCGCGAGTCGGCGCTTGAGGCGGGCATGGATGACTTCCTGACCAAGCCAATCGAGATTGCCTCGCTCCGAGAGACCATTCAGCGCTGGCTGGTGAGTCGGGCCTTGTGA
- a CDS encoding IS1634 family transposase, whose product MYIRRTTIKSRRTGQPYFTYRLVESVREAGRVRQRTVLNLGRHFEVPRGQWPALARRIEALVGGQSELFIDLDARWEPLAQQLAAQVIRARAGEDPSEGSAPNFQRVDVETVDVVRPRSVAVEHVALAAWGQMGLDEKLTALGFSGPQRAAAIGNVIGRMVVPGSELATHQWLQQRSALGELIDVDFADLDLMALYRITDRLLAHKPALESFLYARERDLFELDEVITLYDLTNTYFEGSAKHNANAAFGRSKEKRSDCPLVTLALTLDASGFPKRSEVFAGNAVEAETLAKMLRALTPEQQRTPPTVVLDAGIATEENIAWLVAQGYRYVVVSRKRHLQFDPEAACLIKEDGPLTIRAQRVVKKETNEVELYCHSSQRELKDRGIADRFAQRFEQALQQLADGLHKPGTVKRFEKVIERIGRLKQKYPRAARYYEISVDPDEKGKKAKAIRWSRITPVDDTLPGVYCLRTNQTEWDEARLWHTFVMLTDLEAVFRSLKSELGLRPVYHHKTDRVSAHLFISVLAYHLVHTLRLQLKAAGIHLSWEGIRRELDGQDRVTVELKRDDGRTLHIRKATRAEPRQQAIYDALGVSDRPGGQQLTLI is encoded by the coding sequence ATGTACATTCGCCGCACCACCATCAAGAGCCGACGCACTGGTCAGCCGTACTTCACCTATCGGCTGGTGGAGTCGGTGCGCGAAGCCGGGCGGGTGCGCCAGCGCACGGTGCTGAATCTCGGCCGTCACTTCGAGGTCCCGCGCGGGCAATGGCCGGCCTTGGCACGGCGCATTGAGGCCTTGGTGGGCGGGCAGTCGGAGCTGTTCATTGACCTCGATGCCCGTTGGGAGCCGCTGGCGCAACAGTTGGCGGCGCAGGTGATTCGCGCCCGCGCGGGGGAGGATCCCTCCGAGGGGAGCGCGCCCAACTTCCAACGGGTCGATGTCGAGACAGTCGATGTGGTGCGCCCGCGCAGTGTCGCGGTCGAGCATGTCGCCTTGGCCGCCTGGGGGCAGATGGGCTTGGATGAAAAACTCACGGCTTTGGGCTTCAGCGGCCCGCAACGCGCGGCGGCCATCGGCAATGTGATCGGTCGCATGGTGGTGCCGGGTAGCGAGTTGGCGACCCATCAGTGGTTGCAACAGCGCAGCGCCCTGGGCGAGTTGATCGACGTTGATTTCGCCGACCTGGATCTGATGGCGCTCTACCGCATCACCGATCGGCTGCTCGCCCACAAACCGGCATTGGAGTCCTTCCTGTATGCCCGCGAGCGCGATCTGTTCGAACTTGATGAAGTGATTACGCTCTACGACCTGACCAATACCTATTTCGAGGGCAGCGCCAAGCATAACGCCAACGCCGCCTTTGGCCGTTCGAAAGAAAAGCGCAGCGACTGCCCGCTGGTCACCCTGGCGCTGACGCTCGATGCCAGTGGCTTTCCCAAACGCAGCGAGGTGTTCGCTGGGAACGCCGTGGAAGCCGAGACGCTGGCAAAAATGCTGCGTGCCTTGACGCCCGAGCAACAACGCACCCCACCGACGGTGGTGCTCGATGCCGGCATTGCCACCGAGGAGAACATCGCCTGGCTGGTGGCGCAGGGCTACCGCTATGTCGTGGTCAGCCGAAAGCGACATCTGCAGTTCGATCCCGAGGCGGCCTGTTTGATCAAAGAAGACGGCCCACTGACCATCCGCGCCCAGCGGGTAGTCAAGAAAGAAACCAACGAAGTCGAGCTGTATTGTCACTCCAGCCAACGTGAGCTCAAAGATCGCGGCATTGCCGATCGCTTCGCGCAACGCTTCGAGCAGGCCCTGCAGCAACTCGCCGATGGGTTGCACAAGCCAGGCACCGTCAAGCGCTTTGAGAAAGTCATCGAGCGCATCGGGCGGCTGAAGCAGAAATATCCGCGTGCCGCGCGCTACTACGAGATCAGCGTCGACCCCGATGAGAAAGGGAAAAAGGCCAAGGCCATCCGATGGTCGCGGATCACCCCGGTCGATGACACCTTGCCCGGTGTCTATTGCCTACGCACGAATCAAACCGAATGGGATGAAGCGCGCCTATGGCACACCTTTGTCATGCTCACCGATCTGGAAGCGGTGTTTCGCTCCCTGAAGTCGGAACTCGGCCTGCGCCCAGTCTATCACCATAAAACCGACCGGGTTAGCGCGCACCTGTTCATCTCGGTACTAGCCTACCATCTGGTTCATACCCTGCGCTTGCAGCTGAAAGCCGCTGGCATTCATCTGAGCTGGGAGGGCATCCGCCGTGAGCTCGATGGGCAAGATCGCGTCACGGTTGAGCTCAAGCGCGACGATGGGCGCACCCTGCATATTCGCAAAGCCACAAGGGCGGAGCCGCGCCAGCAAGCCATTTACGATGCCTTGGGCGTGAGTGATCGCCCGGGTGGACAACAGCTGACTTTGATCTGA
- a CDS encoding DUF2177 family protein, producing the protein MSPVFLIKLYLLTVPVFFAVDMVWLGWLAADFYQQQIGHLLSEQVNWAAALAFYLLYIVGILMFAVVPGLRRQSLVHTLAMAPAFGLFTYATYELTNMATLPDWPLNLVLIDTLWGMALCTMVASLSYLLGRWLQRRAENSSS; encoded by the coding sequence ATGAGCCCGGTTTTTTTGATCAAGCTCTACCTGCTGACCGTGCCGGTGTTCTTCGCCGTCGACATGGTCTGGCTTGGGTGGCTCGCGGCGGATTTCTATCAGCAGCAAATCGGCCATTTGCTCTCGGAGCAAGTCAACTGGGCAGCCGCACTGGCGTTTTACCTGCTCTACATCGTCGGCATCCTGATGTTTGCCGTGGTACCAGGGCTCAGGCGCCAGTCCCTGGTCCACACGCTCGCCATGGCCCCAGCGTTCGGCTTGTTCACTTACGCCACCTATGAGCTCACCAACATGGCCACCCTGCCGGATTGGCCGCTCAACCTGGTACTGATCGATACCCTCTGGGGCATGGCGCTGTGCACAATGGTGGCCAGCCTAAGCTATCTGCTTGGCCGCTGGCTGCAGCGGCGCGCCGAAAACAGCTCTTCTTAG
- a CDS encoding hydrogenase maturation nickel metallochaperone HypA/HybF produces the protein MHELSICLSLLDQVKAIAAEHEARGVALIRLRIGPLSGVEPQLLANAYPLAAAGTIAEHARLEIDSAAIRVRCRACGAESEASPNRLLCADCGSYQTELISGDEMLLASLELDIDDAKASASGA, from the coding sequence ATGCACGAACTCTCCATCTGCCTATCTCTGCTCGATCAGGTCAAAGCCATCGCCGCCGAGCATGAAGCCCGCGGCGTCGCGCTAATTCGCCTGCGCATCGGCCCCCTATCCGGCGTCGAGCCACAACTGCTCGCTAATGCCTACCCACTCGCCGCCGCCGGCACCATCGCCGAGCACGCCCGCCTGGAGATCGACTCCGCCGCCATCCGCGTGCGCTGTCGCGCCTGCGGCGCCGAAAGCGAAGCCAGCCCTAACCGCCTCCTTTGCGCAGACTGCGGCAGTTACCAGACCGAACTGATCAGCGGCGACGAAATGTTGCTCGCCAGCCTTGAACTGGACATCGACGACGCAAAGGCCAGTGCCAGCGGCGCCTGA
- the speA gene encoding biosynthetic arginine decarboxylase: MNPTSTISDSVAPAIGDAGPSAIGDSIYAISRWGEGYFEVAANGHLAVRPDPQGATRIDLPLLTERLREQGLSLPVLVRFDDILRDRVRRLHQAFGSAIERHGYHGRYRPVYPIKVNQQHGVVRALLAAGGIGLEAGSKPELLAVLALTPDDETIVCNGYKDREYVRLALLGRRIGRRIFIVIEKPSELDLVLEEASRLAVEPLLGVRVRLAAAAAGNWQNSGGEKAKFGLSASQILTLLERLRAHDAMSWLRLLHAHLGSQIPNLRDIGEGVRELAQFYAELRAGGAALDTLDVGGGLGVDYEGTRTRAYCSVNYSPDQYAEVIVSAVAASCQARALPEPDLITEAGRALSAHHAVLITDVVDREQAPGRDCPASDPLDREHLSLAELAANLDAASREPPREVYERSQELRAQVQDSFARGELPLAARARAEELHAATSRALLPRLSHGNRRQRELLDALNAALADKVFCNFSLFQSLPDIWAIDQIFPILPLQRLDEAPTARAILQDLTCDSDGCIGHYVDQDGIEASLPLHDFDPKQDRYLIGFFMVGAYQEILGDIHNLFGDTDAVNIELDPNAPDGYRLGDLERGDSTEELLRYVHFEPRALLSRYRQLLQQANLDTATREAFYLELKVGLYGYTYLGSL; this comes from the coding sequence ATGAATCCAACCTCTACCATTAGCGACAGCGTTGCACCGGCTATCGGCGATGCCGGCCCATCCGCAATCGGCGACAGCATCTACGCCATCAGCCGCTGGGGCGAGGGCTATTTCGAGGTCGCCGCCAACGGCCACCTCGCCGTGCGCCCCGATCCGCAAGGCGCGACCCGCATCGATCTGCCCCTGCTGACCGAGCGCCTGCGCGAGCAGGGCCTGTCACTGCCGGTGCTGGTGCGCTTCGACGACATCCTGCGCGATCGCGTGCGCCGGCTGCACCAGGCCTTTGGCAGCGCGATCGAACGCCACGGCTACCACGGCCGTTACCGACCAGTGTATCCGATCAAGGTCAACCAGCAGCATGGCGTGGTGCGCGCGCTGCTCGCCGCCGGCGGCATCGGGCTTGAGGCCGGCAGCAAGCCGGAGCTGCTGGCGGTGCTGGCGCTCACACCGGATGATGAGACCATCGTCTGCAACGGCTACAAGGACCGCGAGTATGTGCGCCTGGCACTGCTCGGACGGCGCATCGGGCGGCGCATTTTCATTGTGATCGAAAAGCCCTCCGAGCTGGATCTGGTGCTTGAAGAAGCCAGCCGGCTTGCGGTTGAGCCGCTGCTCGGTGTGCGCGTGCGCCTGGCCGCCGCCGCCGCCGGCAACTGGCAGAACAGCGGCGGCGAGAAAGCGAAATTCGGCCTCTCGGCGAGCCAGATTCTGACGCTTTTGGAGCGGCTGCGCGCGCACGACGCCATGTCCTGGCTGCGCCTGCTGCATGCGCATCTGGGCTCGCAGATTCCCAACCTACGCGACATCGGCGAGGGCGTGCGCGAGCTGGCGCAGTTCTACGCCGAGCTGCGCGCCGGCGGCGCCGCGCTCGACACGCTCGATGTCGGCGGCGGACTCGGCGTCGATTACGAAGGTACCCGCACCCGCGCCTATTGCTCGGTCAACTACAGCCCGGACCAATATGCCGAGGTCATCGTCAGCGCCGTCGCCGCGAGTTGCCAAGCGCGCGCCCTGCCCGAGCCGGACCTGATCACCGAGGCCGGCCGCGCCCTGAGCGCCCACCACGCGGTGCTGATCACCGACGTGGTCGATCGCGAGCAGGCCCCCGGGCGCGACTGCCCCGCGAGCGACCCGCTCGACCGCGAGCACCTGAGCCTGGCCGAGCTGGCCGCCAATCTGGATGCCGCAAGCCGCGAGCCGCCGCGCGAGGTTTATGAGCGCTCGCAAGAACTGCGCGCCCAGGTGCAGGACAGCTTCGCGCGCGGCGAGCTGCCCTTAGCCGCCCGCGCGCGCGCCGAGGAACTCCATGCCGCCACCAGCCGCGCGCTGCTACCGCGCCTGTCGCACGGCAACCGGCGTCAGCGCGAGTTGCTCGATGCCCTCAACGCCGCGCTGGCGGACAAGGTGTTCTGCAATTTCTCCCTGTTCCAGTCTCTACCGGACATCTGGGCCATCGACCAGATTTTTCCCATCCTGCCGCTGCAACGGCTCGATGAAGCACCCACCGCGCGCGCCATCCTGCAAGATCTGACCTGCGACTCCGACGGCTGCATCGGCCACTATGTCGACCAGGACGGCATCGAGGCCAGCCTGCCGCTGCATGATTTCGACCCCAAACAGGACCGCTACCTGATCGGCTTTTTCATGGTCGGCGCCTACCAGGAAATCCTCGGCGACATCCATAATCTGTTCGGCGACACCGACGCGGTCAACATCGAGCTCGATCCCAACGCCCCCGACGGCTATCGCCTCGGTGACCTCGAACGCGGCGACTCCACTGAAGAGTTGCTCAGGTACGTTCACTTCGAGCCGCGCGCGCTGCTGTCGCGCTACCGCCAGCTATTGCAGCAGGCCAACCTCGACACCGCCACTCGCGAAGCCTTTTACCTCGAACTCAAAGTTGGCCTCTATGGCTATACCTATTTAGGTAGCCTGTAA